The genome window GCCCACCCGGCTGCCCATCATCCGCAACTCGGTGATGCACTACTTCCAGAAGGAGCCGATGGAGGGCGTCGACCCCGACGAGGTCGTGGCCCTCGGCGCGGCCATCCAGGGCAACGCCCTCCTCGACGCCCAGACCGACGCCTACCTCCTCGACGTGACCCCGCTCTCGCTGCGCATCGGCACGGTGGGCGGCTACGCCGAGAAGATCATCGACAAGAACACCCCCATCCCCATCGACCGCACCCGGACCTTCACCACCAGCCGGGACGGCCAGGACCGGGTGAACATCAAGATCTACCAGGGGGAGTCGAAGCGGCAGGACGAGTGCGAGGCGCTCGGCCAGTTCGAGTTCTCGGGCTTCCGCATCGGCTACCGGGGCGAGGTCTCCATCGAGGTGACCTTCGAGATCGACACCAACGGCATCCTCCACGTCTTCGCCACCGACGTGGAGACCGGCCAGCAGGCTGCCACGACCATCTCCCTCTCCTCCGGTCTCAACGAGGACGACATCGCGCAGATGGGCGAGCGGGCGGCCGACCTCGAGCTGGCGCGGCACCAGAACTAGGAGAAGCACCAGATGGATCCCCAGTTCGAGATCGAGTGCCAGATCCTGGCCCAGTCCATCGACGGCATGGACTACTACCAGATCCTCAAGATCGCGCAGGGCGCGACCGGCGGTGAGATCAAGCGGGCCTACTACCAGGAGAGCCGCGCCTTCCACCCGGACAAGTTCTACCACCTGCCCGACGACGACCTGAAGCTGAACGTCCACAAGATCTACAAGCGGATCACCGAGGCCTACACGATCCTGCGGGACGCCGAGGCCCGGGCGAAGTACACCGCCGACATCAACGGGCCCGAGCGCGCCAGCAAGCTGCGCTACACCGAGGCGAGCGAGGCCGAGCTCAAGAAGGCCAAGGAGGAGGAGACCGGCAAGACGCCGCAGGCGCGGCAGTGCTACCGGGAGGCCACCCTGGCCATGCAGCAGAAGCGCTGGCAGCACGCCGAGCGGCAGCTGAACATGGCGCTGATGTACGAGCCGGGGAACACCCTCTTCAAGGAGAAGCTGGAGGAGGTCCGCAAGAACCTCAAGGGCAGCTCGTCGGGCGGCTTCTCCATCCGCTAGAAGACCCGGGCGATGGTCCTCGACCTCATCGCGCTCGGCGCGATCCTGCTCTTCGCCCTCATCGGGGCGATGACCGGGGCGCTCTCCCAGGTCGTCCACCTCCTGGGCATCGTCGCGGCCTGGGCCACCGCCCGCTTCGTCGGCCTGGCCATCGGCCCGCGGATCGCCGCGGAGCTGAAGATGCCCGCCATCGTCGGGGTCGCCCTCTCGGCCCTGGCGCTGGGCGCGGTGGCCTTCATCCTGGTCCACGTCTTCGGGCGCTGGCTGCTGCGCCGCCTGCAGGGGACGCGGGGTCCGGGGCCGGCGGACCGCGCGGCCGGGGTGCTCCTCGGGGCCGTGAAGAGCGCGGCCATCGTCTGGTGCCTCCTCTCGGTGCTGGTCTTCTTCGACCGGCCGCTGAAGGGCCTGGGCTGGAAGATGGATCTGGCCGGCTCCGAGGTGGCGGGCCTGGTGCGTCAGCACAACCTCCTGGCCCACACCGGACTGCCCCTGCCCGAGCTCGAGCGGGCGCTCTCCGGCGTCCGCCAGCGCACCGGCGGCGGGGCCGCGGCCTCGGCCACCGGGGCCGGCCCCCTGCAGGGGAGCAGCGCCGCCGAGTCGAAGGCCGCCCGGGAGCTGGCGAAGGATCCGCGGATGCGCCGCCTGGCCGCGGATCCCCAGGTGCAGGAGGCCCTCCAGAAGGGGGACTACGTCACCGTCCTGCGCCGGCCCGAGGTCCTCGAGCTGCTCGCCGATCCCGACGCCCGGGCGAAGCTGCTGCAGTTCTCGGCGGCGGGTGGTGCTCCCTGAGTCCGGGAGCAACTTGCGAGGGAGGGGAGCTGAAGCCTAGGATTCCAGGTGGAGGACGGGGATTCCTTCAGCAGCGAGTCGGACGCATCGGGCGGTCTGCGGTGAGTCCAGGAAGGGCATCTTGAGCGACCACCCCCCCATGGACGACGCGCCTGCCGGCGCCGCCGCCGCCGATCCGAGCGCCGCGGCCGACGAGCTCGCCATCGACCTCGACGCCCCGGAGGAGCTCACCCCGGACGGCGTCGTGCCGCGCTTCCGCGGAGGGCTCACCCTCAAGCGGAACTCGGAGGGGGGCACCTACGACGTCCACGATCGCCGGAGCGGCAAGACCTTCACCCTCTACGAGTTCGAGGTCTCCGTGGCCCGGATGCTGGACGGGGAGCGGCAGGTCTCGGTGCTCATCGAGGATGCCGGCCGCCTGGGAATCCCGGTGGACCTGGCGGGCCTGCAGAAGTTCGTCCGGCAGCTGCACGCCTACGGCTTCCTGGCCGCCCCGGGAGAGGGGGAGGAGGAGGAGCCGCCCGCCTGGGAGGAGCGGCAGCCCTGGAGCGAGGAGACGCGCACCCTCTTCCGCAGCGGCGTCCGGATGATGCGGCTGGGCCGCCCGGACGACGCCCGGGGTTATTTCGAGGCCATCCTCGACAGCGATGCAGCGCACCCCGAGGCGATCGAGATGCTCGAGATGATCGAGGAGGGCCAGTCGCTGCGGTCCGCCCCCATCGGCTCGACCCGCGACCACAGCCAGGGCTCCCTCAAGCCGATCGGCGAGAAGGGGCGCTCCCTCTGGCCCCTGGTGGCCCTCGGCTCGGTCCTGATGATCGGGGCCGTCGCCATCACCTATCTGATCGTGAACCGCGCTCCGACCGTGGCGGCCCTCGCCCCACCCCCGGCGCCAGCTCAGCCGGTGACGCCGCCCCCGCCGGCGGCCGAGCCCGAGGCGCCCCCCTCCGCGCCAGCGGCCGCCCCCGATCCGGGGACCCCCACCGGGGAGGCCGCGCCCGCACCCGAGCCGGAGCCCGAGCCCGAGCCGGAACCGGAGCCGGCGCCGGCGCCCGAGCCCGAGCCGGAGTCCGCGGCGACGCTCCGGGAGGTCACGCGCCCGGTCCTGGTCGAGCTCGGTGCGCGGACCGACGGCGTGGTGGGCTGGAAGGCGAAGAGCGGCCGCAAGGTGAAGAAGGGGGCGCTCCTCGCCACCCTCCGGGGCGGCCTGCGGCCCAACCCCCGGCGCACGGCGGCCGAGAAGAAGGTGCGGGAGCTGGAGCAGATGGCGAAGCAGGATCCCGCCTACCAGGAGTTCCTGGCCAAGGCCCGCAAGGAGCGGGATCGCCTGCCGAAGCAGATCCGCAGCACCCTGAAGGTGAAGGCGCCGACCACCGGCATCCTGGAGATCCTCCAGCCGAAGGGGAGCGTCGAGAAGGGCGCGGCCCTCGGCCGGATCGTCGGCAACAAGGGCTGGTGGCTCCACGCCGAGCTCTCCGGGCCGGCCCCGGCGGCCGGGCAACCCTGGGTGGTCGCCGGCGAGAAGGAGGGGCAGCGCTCCACGGGCAAGCTCCTGCGGGTGGGGGAGGGGGAGGACTCCCGCCCGGTGATCATCGTGATCCCCGCCGGAAAGGCCCACGCCTGGCTGCGGGGCGCCGATCCGACGACCCTCCGCCTCGAGCCCGGACCCTGAGCCCTTCGAGTCATCGCCTCATGCGTCGCCTCCTCCTGCTCCTCGCTCTCCTCACCTGCGTCCCGGCAGCGCACGCCACGACGGGGGACGCCAAGATGGCCCTCCTGGGCCTGCGGCCCACCACCGACGCCAGCCGCGCCGAGACCGACGTCCTCGAG of Deltaproteobacteria bacterium contains these proteins:
- a CDS encoding CvpA family protein is translated as MVLDLIALGAILLFALIGAMTGALSQVVHLLGIVAAWATARFVGLAIGPRIAAELKMPAIVGVALSALALGAVAFILVHVFGRWLLRRLQGTRGPGPADRAAGVLLGAVKSAAIVWCLLSVLVFFDRPLKGLGWKMDLAGSEVAGLVRQHNLLAHTGLPLPELERALSGVRQRTGGGAAASATGAGPLQGSSAAESKAARELAKDPRMRRLAADPQVQEALQKGDYVTVLRRPEVLELLADPDARAKLLQFSAAGGAP
- a CDS encoding DnaJ domain-containing protein, whose amino-acid sequence is MDPQFEIECQILAQSIDGMDYYQILKIAQGATGGEIKRAYYQESRAFHPDKFYHLPDDDLKLNVHKIYKRITEAYTILRDAEARAKYTADINGPERASKLRYTEASEAELKKAKEEETGKTPQARQCYREATLAMQQKRWQHAERQLNMALMYEPGNTLFKEKLEEVRKNLKGSSSGGFSIR